A genomic window from Streptomyces mirabilis includes:
- a CDS encoding ferredoxin, producing the protein MTTMTSQQELIRFLEDRFECAQACAEAARACALRASTVDPDGPREQELVRRKGLLCVEVCDATCRVLAEEARRDTAGIRVQVEWCRTVCRECADVFDEHPGGQDSAKSCRACAEACTDFLATLSRG; encoded by the coding sequence GTGACGACAATGACATCCCAGCAAGAACTCATCCGATTCCTGGAGGACCGCTTCGAGTGTGCGCAGGCCTGCGCCGAGGCCGCCCGTGCCTGTGCGCTGCGGGCGAGCACGGTGGATCCGGACGGGCCGAGGGAGCAGGAACTCGTACGGCGCAAAGGCCTTCTGTGTGTGGAGGTGTGCGACGCGACCTGTCGTGTGCTGGCGGAGGAGGCCCGCCGGGACACGGCAGGCATCCGCGTCCAGGTCGAGTGGTGCCGTACCGTCTGCCGCGAGTGCGCGGACGTCTTCGACGAGCACCCGGGCGGGCAGGACAGCGCCAAGTCCTGCCGGGCGTGCGCCGAGGCCTGCACGGATTTCCTCGCCACACTGAGCCGCGGCTGA
- a CDS encoding DUF6479 family protein gives MSAMDTDGTVLAAAQGLLIIGPLAVGVVLVAVLVGVVWWGRRKRQQQPPPPRPEEQPRLPDSGPVHEVREHREPNELPPSEHRLTPHELKRTNGS, from the coding sequence ATGAGTGCCATGGATACGGATGGGACAGTGCTCGCCGCGGCCCAGGGTCTGCTGATCATCGGGCCGCTCGCCGTGGGCGTCGTGCTGGTGGCGGTGCTGGTCGGTGTCGTGTGGTGGGGCCGCCGCAAGCGGCAACAGCAGCCGCCCCCGCCCCGCCCGGAGGAACAGCCTCGCCTGCCCGACAGTGGCCCGGTCCACGAGGTCAGGGAGCACCGCGAGCCCAACGAACTGCCCCCGAGCGAGCACCGACTGACCCCGCACGAGCTGAAACGAACGAACGGTTCCTAG
- a CDS encoding nuclear transport factor 2 family protein — protein MHPFRKAVEAGDLTAIEEMLADDVVFTSPVAFKPYPGKAITAAILRGVSRVFTDFRYVREIAGADGRDHALLFTAKVGDKELNGCDFLHFDEDGRIDDLMVMVRPLSAAQALSEAMGAQFERISREAAEAMGG, from the coding sequence ATGCACCCCTTCCGGAAGGCCGTAGAGGCGGGCGACCTCACCGCGATCGAGGAGATGCTGGCCGACGACGTCGTGTTCACCAGCCCCGTCGCCTTCAAGCCGTACCCGGGGAAGGCCATCACCGCGGCCATCCTGCGGGGCGTCTCCCGTGTCTTCACCGACTTCCGCTACGTACGCGAGATCGCCGGTGCCGACGGTCGCGACCACGCGCTCCTCTTCACCGCGAAGGTGGGCGACAAGGAGCTCAACGGCTGCGACTTCCTGCACTTCGACGAGGACGGCAGGATCGACGACCTGATGGTGATGGTCCGCCCGCTCTCGGCGGCCCAGGCGCTCTCCGAGGCGATGGGTGCCCAGTTCGAGCGGATCTCACGCGAGGCGGCGGAGGCGATGGGCGGCTAG